CGCTGGGGATTATATGTTCCGAGCAATATCAATCTATTGGTACCCACTACTCAGTATTAATATGCAGCTTCTCATATGCGGAACGGTACTCACTGGGATTCACACCCACCATGCGCTTGAAGACAGTCCTGAAATAGCCAGGGTCGGAGAATCCAGAGGCAAGGGCAATGTCGTTTACGTTCATGGTATTCTTCAGCAACAGGGTTTGCGCATAGTGAACCCGTGTCTTATGGATGCATGAAGAGATGGTCATACCGTAGGATTGGTGGAAGATTCTCCCCAAATAGTCGGAATTACAATGTAAAGTTTCGGATAAGGCTTGCGTGGAAAGTGCACTGTCGGCGAAACGGGTCTTGATCAATCGGTAGGTCTGGATTGCCAAGGGGGAGATCTTCACATCCTTCTCTTCAGAGGAGAGCTCCAGCTCATTGAGCATCTGATAAATCATCAAGTTCGCGACAAAGGGGTCCAAGACCCCTGTCTCCTGGTCATTGATGAACCAACGGAAGAGCTGTTCCATCCTGACTGTCCTTGCAATGTTTGCATGTTTCCTGATACGAATCTTCTCGTTACATCCATAGGAAATACCTGTCTTCTGGGTACTGAAATGTATCCAGTAATACTGTAAATCCTCGGGATAGGGCTTTATCCCCTCATGAAGGATCCCGGGGCAAAGGAGCAAGGACTCCCCTTCCCTGATTGTATACTCCACACTTCCTTCCCGAATATCGAGAACACCATGCTTCACATAGATGAGTTCATAACTGGTAATGATTCTTCTCGGGTGGGAGCCAACTCCCCGACTCATGAAAACACCGGCATTCTGAGCCTGGATTTCAGAAATGAGACCAAACGAATAATCCGAACTACCCATATGATTCAAAAGTCGGTTTCCTCGCTATTTTCCCCTCAAAGTTACACTTGTAGGGTTTTTGTGATGCTCTACAATACATAGTATCACAGGTTTTTACAAAAGGAGTAGTAACCATGAAAAAACACGTTTTAGTCTTTTTTCTGATCCTCTTAATCCTTCCCATGCAAATTTTTGCAAATGGAACACAAGAGAGCTCAGAAACAGTTCTCACCATTTGGGACAGAAATGCTGAAATGGAAGGAGTCGTATCACTCTTCAATGCTGAAATGGAGAAAACTAACTCCCCAATTCGAGCAAAATTTGAATTGATCCCCTATGAACAACAAGTCTCCAAGTTCATCTCGGCCCTTACCGCCGGAACAGCACCGGACATCTACAGCCTGGACTTGGTACAATTCCCCTATTTCATCTCTATCGGGGCCTTTGCTGATATGGAGGAACTCTACCAATCCATGCCCTACAAGGAGTACCTTCCCCAAGGCATGCTCCCTATCGGAGCAATGGACGGGAGGCAGTATGCACTTCCCTACGAGATCGACCTATCGGTCATCCTCTACAACAAGGACATGTTCAGGGAAGTAGGATTGGACCCCGAGAACCCACCCGAGAAATGGGATGAGTTTATCAAGGCTGCAAAACTCCTTACCAAAGACAAGGACAAAGATGGAACCATCGACCAATGGGGTACTGCCTTGGTAGGCAATGATGCAGGCTCCTACATGTTCTGGTTCATGCCTTTTGTTTGGGGAAACAACGGCGACATGTTCACCAACAAGGGAGAGGTGGTATTTGACTCACCTGAGGTCAAGGAAACCCTGCAGATGTGGTATGACTTGATCCACACTTACAAAGTAGCCCCTCCCTCCTCCGCACAGTGGTCCGGTGGAGACCGATACAACGCATTTGTCGCAGAACAGCTTGCAATGTGCCTGGGTGGCAACTTCAATATCACTGCATTGAAACAGGACGCACCCGACCTCGATTTCGGCGTAGCATTCATTCCATCCAATAGAGGTACTCCTGCCACCTTTGGTGGAGGGAATATGATCGGCATAACCAAGCAAAGCAAGAACTATGATGCGGCTAAGCAGTTTATCGAATTCGCCTACAGTGAAAAGGTTCTGCTTACCAACTATGCCCCTAAGATGGCTCTTCTGCCTCGCTCTGACTTGTACGACAATGAATACTACCAAGAGATTCCACAGATGATGGATTTCGCACGGATCCTTGAGAATGCAAAGACCCCATTCTCCTACAAATACAACCAGATTTACGATGCTGTGCTGTACCACCTCCAGGGAGCTCTCCTTGGAAAGATACCCGTAAACACGGCAGTTTCCGATTGTGCCTCAGAGATCCAGAAAGTCTTGAAGTAATTGTCGTCCTA
The sequence above is drawn from the uncultured Sphaerochaeta sp. genome and encodes:
- a CDS encoding AraC family transcriptional regulator gives rise to the protein MGSSDYSFGLISEIQAQNAGVFMSRGVGSHPRRIITSYELIYVKHGVLDIREGSVEYTIREGESLLLCPGILHEGIKPYPEDLQYYWIHFSTQKTGISYGCNEKIRIRKHANIARTVRMEQLFRWFINDQETGVLDPFVANLMIYQMLNELELSSEEKDVKISPLAIQTYRLIKTRFADSALSTQALSETLHCNSDYLGRIFHQSYGMTISSCIHKTRVHYAQTLLLKNTMNVNDIALASGFSDPGYFRTVFKRMVGVNPSEYRSAYEKLHINTE
- a CDS encoding ABC transporter substrate-binding protein, which gives rise to MKKHVLVFFLILLILPMQIFANGTQESSETVLTIWDRNAEMEGVVSLFNAEMEKTNSPIRAKFELIPYEQQVSKFISALTAGTAPDIYSLDLVQFPYFISIGAFADMEELYQSMPYKEYLPQGMLPIGAMDGRQYALPYEIDLSVILYNKDMFREVGLDPENPPEKWDEFIKAAKLLTKDKDKDGTIDQWGTALVGNDAGSYMFWFMPFVWGNNGDMFTNKGEVVFDSPEVKETLQMWYDLIHTYKVAPPSSAQWSGGDRYNAFVAEQLAMCLGGNFNITALKQDAPDLDFGVAFIPSNRGTPATFGGGNMIGITKQSKNYDAAKQFIEFAYSEKVLLTNYAPKMALLPRSDLYDNEYYQEIPQMMDFARILENAKTPFSYKYNQIYDAVLYHLQGALLGKIPVNTAVSDCASEIQKVLK